In Antechinus flavipes isolate AdamAnt ecotype Samford, QLD, Australia chromosome 3, AdamAnt_v2, whole genome shotgun sequence, a genomic segment contains:
- the PLSCR5 gene encoding phospholipid scramblase family member 5: MEIHRSESENIKLLGMEELQQLTSDIPFGSGILQVQQGEMAKNSMQVHHSSSTAVNYVCQYNKPDGQNQKRRGFPGFLPGYPDPDHSRPSVPLNSRKQVLLPPLPPPVNLPPGLEYLSQLDLIIIHQQVELLEMILGTETSNKYEIKNRLGQRVYFAVEESICFNRNFCSPLRSCTLRITDNTGREVITVHRPLRCTSCWCPCYLQELEIQAPPGTIVGYVVQKWDPFLPKFTIQNESKEDILKIVGPYATCGCFGDVDFEVKTINEKITIGKISKYWSGFVNDVFTNADNFGIHVPADLDVKIKAAMIGACFLFDFMFFEHSLAGL; the protein is encoded by the exons ATGGAAATACACAGATCTGAGAGCGAGAACATCAAGCTCTTAGGCATGGAGGAGTTGCAACAACTGACCTCTGATATTCCTTTCGGTTCTGGAATTCTGCAAGTGCAGCAAGGTGAAATGGCCAAAAATTCCATGCAAG TTCATCATTCCAGTTCTACAGCTGTAAATTATGTTTGTCAGTACAATAAACCAG ATGGTCAGAATCAGAAACGCAGAGGCTTTCCTGGTTTTCTCCCAGGCTATCCTGACCCTGATCACAGTCGTCCCTCTGTGCCTTTGAATTCAAGGAAGCAAGTATTACTACCACCTCTCCCGCCTCCAGTCAATCTCCCTCCTGGTCTAGAATACTTGAGCCAG TTAGACCTGATCATTATACACCAGCAGGTGGAGCTGCTTGAAA tGATACTTGGCACTGAAACTTCCAACAAATATGAGATTAAAAACCGCTTGGGACAAAGAGTGTACTTTGCAGTGGAAGAAAGCATCTGCTTTAACCGTAATTTTTGTTCACCATTAAGATCCTGCACCCTAAGGATCACTGATAACACTGGTCGAGAGGTGATTACGGTGCACCGACCATTGAGATGTACTAGCTGCTGGTGCCCTTGCTACCTACAAGAG TTAGAAATTCAAGCCCCTCCTGGCACTATAGTTGGTTATGTTGTACAGAAGTGGGACCCTTTCCTGCCAAAGTTCACAAttcaaaatgaaagcaaagaagatattttgaaaatcgTGGGTCCCTATGCAACATGTGGCTGTTTTGGAGACGTTGACTTTGAG GTAAAAACAATTAATGAAAAGATAACCATTGGGAAAATTTCAAAGTACTGGTCAGGATTTGTAAATGATGTCTTCACAAATGCTGATAATTTTGGGATACACGTGCCTGCCGATCTAGATGTGAAAATCAAAGCAGCCATGATTGGGGCCTGTTTTCTCTTT